The following proteins come from a genomic window of Diorhabda carinulata isolate Delta chromosome X, icDioCari1.1, whole genome shotgun sequence:
- the LOC130900402 gene encoding catalase-like encodes MTSRNPASNQLLEFSSKQGTKPESITTSGGNPVSEKDASLTVGYHGPTLLQDWVLIDELAHFSRERIPERVVHAKGAGAFGYFEVTHDITKYTAAKVFSEIGKKTPIAVRYSQVAGEMGYSDTVRDFRGFAIKFYTEDGIWDLVGNNFPVFFVKDAALFPTFIHVLKRNPTTHIRPDYDMFWDFITLREESMHSVLMMFADRGIPDSYRKMHGYGANTFAFVNAHGKVVYCKFHYLTNQGIGYLKSDKAEKLAGSDPDYLIRDLYNAIESGKYPSWNMYVQIMTVEQAAKSTYDPFDDSKVWLHADYPLIPVGRFVLNKNPTNYFAEVEQIAFDVSHLIPGIEPSPDRMLQGRLFNYGDTHRYRLGVNNTQLPVNSPFKVNNYQRDGRNSLQSQGGAPVYHPNSFKGPEEDKRAKALSPIWPLVGDAQRLDNGNDDNYTQPRLLYQRVLKPLERGRLIDNIVSWLQYANSVLQERAIINFSKVDEDLGRRIRESLHSKSHAQVDL; translated from the exons ATGACTTCCCGAAATCCAGCTTCGAATCAGCTACTTGAATTTTCAAGCAAACAAGgg aCTAAACCCGAGTCAATCACAACATCTGGAGGTAATCCAGTATCAGAAAAAGATGCCAGCCTTACGGTTGGTTATCATGGACCTACTTTACTTCAAGATTGGGTGTTAATAGACGAACTCGCACATTTTAGTAGAGAAAGGATTCCCGAGAGGGTTGTACACGCAAAAGGGGCAGGAGCTTTCGGATATTTTGAGGTCACCCATGACATTACAAAATATACGGCAGCTAAAGTGTTTTCGGAAATTGGAAAGAAGACACCTATAGCTGTGAG ATATTCTCAAGTAGCTGGGGAAATGGGTTACTCTGATACTGTGAGAGACTTTAGAGGATTCGCTATTAAATTTTACACAGAAGATGGTATATGGGACTTAGTTGGAAATAACTTTCCTGTATTTTTCGTTAAAGATGCTGCATTATTTCCTACTTTTATTCATGTATTGAAAAG AAATCCAACCACTCATATTAGACCTGATTACGATATGTTTTGGGATTTCATAACTCTTCGTGAAGAATCTATGCATTCTGTGTTAATGATGTTCGCTGATAGAGGGATTCCAGACAGTTATAGAAAGATGCACGGATACGGTGCCAATACGTTTGCTTTTGTAAATGCCCATGGGAAAGTTGTTTACTGCAAATTTCATTATCTAACGAATCAGG gtATCGGATACCTAAAATCAGATAAAGCTGAAAAGTTAGCTGGATCAGATCCTGATTATCTCATAAGAGACCTTTATAATGCTATAGAAAGTGGAAAATATCCTTCCTGGAATATGTATGTTCAAATTATGACCGTAGAACAGGCCGCTAAAAGCACTTATGATCCATTCGATGATTCCAAGGTATGGCTGCATGCAGATTATCCTCTAATTCCAGTTGGAAGGTTTGTTTTGAACAAGAACCCTACAAATTATTTTGCTGAGGTAGAGCAGATCGCTTTCGATGTATCACATTTGATTCCag GTATTGAACCATCTCCCGATAGAATGCTTCAAGGTCGGTTGTTTAATTATGGTGACACCCATCGGTACCGTTTAGGGGTAAATAATACCCAGCTACCAGTTAACAGCCCATTCAAGGTGAATAACTATCAACGCGATGGTAGAAATTCACTTCAAAGTCAAGGCGGAGCACCCGTATATCATCCAAATAGTTTTAAGGGACCTGAAGAAGATAAGAGAGCGAAGGCTTTGTCTCCTATTTGGCCATTAGTCGGAGATGCTCAACGACTCGACAATGGAAATGATGACAACTATACGCAACCACG ATTACTCTACCAGAGAGTTTTGAAGCCGTTAGAGCGAGGACGACTGATTGATAACATTGTTAGCTGGTTACAATATGCTAACAGCGTTCTTCAAGAAAGAGCCatcatcaatttttctaaaGTCGATGAAGATCTTGGAAGAAGAATTCGGGAAAGTCTTCACAGTAAAAGTCATGCACAAGTTGATTTGTAA
- the LOC130900401 gene encoding catalase-like: MSTPKRDAAANQLSEYAKEHEGDEETITNTWGVPVPEKDASLTVGYHGPILLQDYNLIDEIAHFTRERIPERVVHAKGAGAFGYFEVTNDITKYTAAKVFSEIGKKTPIAVRFSQVAGELGYPDTIRDIRGFAIKFYTEDGIWDLVGNNAPIFFVKDCAVFPSFIHVMKRNPKTHMRPDYDMFWDMITLRPESTHTCLMFFSDRGIPASFRKMHGFGTNTFAFVNKHGKFFYCKFHYRTDQGIENIQPELAQKLAGEDPDYHIRDLYNAIENGDYPSWKFYVQIMTTEQAAKSPYDPFDDTKVWLHSDYPLIPVGRFTLNKNPTNYFAEVEQIGFDPAHLIPGIEPSPDRMLQGRLFAYGDTHRYRLGVNHLQLPVNTPFKASHFARDGQATLHSHNGAPNYHPNSFNGPKIDTRAKALSPIIPLQGEAKRVDNGDDDNFTQARLFYLKVMKPDERSRMINNMVAWLKPTKEAIQDRAIAMFSKVDESLGRKLKHGLKSAAHIDL, from the exons atgtcaacACCGAAAAGAGACGCTGCTGCAAATCAATTATCAGAATACGCAAAAGAACACGAg GGCGATGAAGAAACAATAACTAACACATGGGGCGTACCAGTACCTGAAAAAGATGCTAGTTTGACAGTTGGGTATCACGGTCCTATACTACTTCAAGACTACAACTTGATAGATGAAATTGCACATTTCACAAGAGAACGAATTCCTGAAAGAGTAGTACATGCGAAAGGAGCCGGTGCTTTTGGTTATTTTGAAGTAACTAACGACATAACCAAGTATACGGCCGCTAAAGtcttttctgaaattggaaagAAGACACCTATAGCTGTAAG GTTTTCGCAGGTTGCTGGAGAATTAGGTTATCCGGACACTATAAGAGATATAAGAGGTTttgctataaaattttatactgaGGATGGTATATGGGATTTGGTTGGAAACAATGCaccaatattttttgttaaagattGTGCCGTATTTCCGAGTTTCATTCATGTTATGAAAAG aaatccAAAAACTCATATGAGACCTGATTACGATATGTTTTGGGATATGATAACATTGCGACCAGAATCGACTCATACTTGCCTTATGTTCTTTTCGGACAGAGGAATTCCAGCCAGTTTCAGGAAAATGCACGGATTTGGAACAAATACTTTCGCTTTCGTAAACAAACACGGCAAATTCTTTTATTGCAAATTTCACTACAGAACCGACCAAG GAATCGAAAATATTCAACCTGAATTAGCACAAAAGTTAGCCGGCGAGGATCCAGATTACCACATTAGAGATCTTTATAATGCCATCGAAAACGGCGATTACCCATCTTGGAAATTCTACGTACAAATAATGACAACTGAACAAGCTGCAAAAAGTCCTTACGATCCTTTCGATGATACCAAAGTATGGTTGCACTCTGATTATCCTTTAATACCAGTTGGAAGATtcactttaaataaaaatccaaCGAATTATTTCGCCGAAGTTGAACAAATAGGATTTGACCCTGCACATTTAATTCCTG GTATTGAGCCTTCGCCGGACAGAATGTTGCAAGGAAGGCTTTTTGCATATGGTGACACCCATCGCTATCGACTTGGTGTTAATCACTTACAACTTCCAGTGAATACTCCATTTAAAGCTTCCCATTTTGCTAGAGATGGTCAAGCAACACTTCATAGCCATAACGGAGCACCCAACTATCATCCGAATAGTTTTAATGGACCAAAGATTGATACGAGAGCTAAAGCGTTAAGTCCAATTATTCCCCTTCAAG GTGAAGCTAAACGAGTAGACAATGGAGATGACGACAATTTCACCCAAGCTAGACTATTTTATCTGAAAGTCATGAAACCTGATGAAAGATCTAGAATGATAAACAATATGGTTGCATGGTTGAAGCCAACCAAAGAGGCGATACAAGATAGAGCAATTGCAATGTTTTCAAAGGTTGATGAAAGCTTGGGAAGGAAGTTGAAACATGGATTAAAGTCTGCAGCGCATATTGATTTATAG